Proteins found in one Methanospirillum hungatei JF-1 genomic segment:
- a CDS encoding metal ABC transporter ATP-binding protein — protein MIKSDPIIQLHNIYTAYEGANRPTLTDISLSVEKGEYVIIGGPNGAGKTTLLETINGMLTITHGTATVCGYDVRKDGNRVRCNVGYLIQNFVFDPLTPFSVEEVVIMGRYGMIGTFRKPKEEDHIAARSAMSLLGIEDLKDTPIGQLSGGQQQKVLLALNLARNPEVLLLDEPFSNLDMFARDMINSLLIRLVNEGMTILIVSHAFDDLPDRDVRVVVMNKGKIMMNRVSAPGSVEQMIRNCGPGNIHA, from the coding sequence ATGATAAAATCTGATCCAATCATTCAGTTGCATAACATCTATACTGCCTATGAAGGAGCGAACCGCCCTACGTTAACCGACATCTCTCTCTCTGTGGAGAAAGGAGAGTATGTCATCATTGGCGGTCCGAACGGTGCCGGAAAAACCACCCTCCTTGAAACGATAAACGGGATGCTAACCATAACCCATGGAACTGCAACGGTGTGCGGATATGATGTCCGAAAGGATGGAAACCGGGTCAGATGCAATGTAGGGTACCTCATCCAGAACTTTGTATTCGACCCGCTCACTCCCTTTTCCGTAGAAGAAGTAGTGATCATGGGGAGATATGGAATGATTGGAACGTTTCGAAAACCGAAGGAGGAAGATCACATCGCTGCCAGATCAGCTATGTCGCTCCTTGGCATTGAAGACCTGAAGGATACTCCTATCGGCCAGCTATCAGGCGGACAACAACAAAAAGTCCTCCTTGCATTAAATCTAGCCAGAAACCCGGAAGTTCTCCTTCTCGATGAACCGTTTTCAAACCTGGATATGTTTGCCAGGGACATGATAAATTCACTTTTAATAAGGCTTGTAAATGAGGGAATGACTATTCTCATTGTCTCTCATGCATTTGATGATCTTCCTGACCGGGACGTCAGGGTTGTTGTCATGAATAAAGGGAAGATAATGATGAACCGGGTATCAGCACCAGGAAGTGTTGAACAAATGATCAGAAACTGTGGACCGGGGAATATCCATGCTTGA
- a CDS encoding type IV pilin, which yields MKFIEHKDSAVSPVIGILLMLVVTIIIAAVVSGFAGGFAGDTSKAPQASIVAKDIVVNEAYDGSNTDYDFNVVAGKAADIYVVFEHQGGDGINLNNVEIYLGCTKYPSAKSVISNGKTPESSDSFFGDHTNIQSTFSKGWTKYLETFPEKGSISSPGSKFVLHADYARWRISGDSSAPWKKISWKPSGAAGAFSVDVGDYLTYDIIDKATKKSIASGQIPVKDFTVSLT from the coding sequence ATGAAATTTATTGAACATAAGGATAGTGCGGTTTCGCCGGTCATAGGAATTCTGCTGATGCTTGTGGTGACAATTATCATCGCCGCTGTTGTTTCAGGGTTTGCTGGAGGGTTTGCAGGAGATACCAGTAAGGCACCCCAGGCAAGTATTGTTGCTAAAGATATAGTTGTGAACGAAGCATATGATGGCTCAAATACTGATTATGATTTTAATGTAGTAGCGGGAAAGGCTGCTGACATATACGTTGTCTTTGAACATCAGGGTGGAGACGGGATTAATCTAAACAACGTTGAGATATATTTAGGTTGTACCAAATACCCCAGTGCAAAATCAGTAATCTCAAATGGAAAAACTCCTGAAAGTAGTGATTCTTTCTTCGGCGATCATACAAATATCCAGTCCACATTCTCAAAGGGATGGACAAAATACCTTGAAACATTTCCAGAAAAAGGTTCAATAAGTTCTCCAGGGTCGAAATTTGTTCTTCATGCTGATTATGCCAGGTGGAGAATATCGGGAGATAGTTCAGCTCCATGGAAGAAAATTTCCTGGAAGCCGAGTGGAGCCGCAGGAGCATTCAGTGTGGATGTCGGTGATTATCTGACTTATGACATCATCGACAAAGCAACGAAAAAGTCAATTGCATCTGGACAGATACCAGTAAAAGACTTTACAGTTTCATTAACATAG
- a CDS encoding type IV pilin N-terminal domain-containing protein, with product MKKNYRLFEDAVSPVIGVLLMLVVTIIIAAVVSGFAGGLAGDTQKVPQASIQVKTGYGTNYYGDAIDKNNFGIYFEHLSGDPLPTKDIEIITYLTLPNGTVVTHKQNANSPFQNETTTGYTRVPFIRDQMLGNYYNTTAQIDAGGSNPCWFGVYTLMPGQVVRTYKKGVTAGFLGLVPESSLYPVNAADFAAGADLLEQCIQQGSQVDIKWLHKPSGKYILDTKINLQG from the coding sequence ATGAAGAAAAATTATCGTTTATTTGAAGACGCAGTCTCACCAGTTATCGGTGTCCTATTGATGCTGGTTGTGACAATTATTATTGCAGCCGTTGTATCCGGGTTTGCCGGGGGCCTCGCAGGAGATACACAAAAGGTTCCCCAGGCAAGTATTCAGGTAAAGACCGGGTACGGAACGAATTACTATGGTGATGCTATTGATAAAAACAACTTTGGCATTTACTTTGAGCATTTAAGTGGGGATCCACTTCCAACCAAAGATATTGAAATTATTACTTACCTGACATTGCCAAATGGAACGGTGGTAACTCACAAGCAGAACGCGAACTCTCCATTCCAGAATGAAACAACCACCGGATATACTCGTGTACCATTTATACGCGACCAGATGCTTGGGAATTATTATAATACCACTGCCCAGATTGATGCAGGTGGAAGTAACCCATGTTGGTTTGGAGTTTATACCCTGATGCCGGGTCAGGTAGTAAGAACATATAAAAAAGGTGTTACTGCAGGATTCCTTGGTTTGGTGCCAGAATCGTCACTCTACCCGGTTAACGCAGCTGACTTTGCAGCAGGAGCAGATCTTCTTGAGCAATGCATTCAGCAGGGATCACAGGTAGATATCAAATGGCTCCATAAACCGAGTGGTAAGTACATCCTTGATACGAAGATAAACTTGCAGGGGTGA
- a CDS encoding type IV pilin N-terminal domain-containing protein, translated as MKQITYKDSAVSPVIGILLMLVVTIIIAAVVSGFAGGLSGGQEKAPQASINPTDFQIKDVRYIGSNVNFGQGLRAPAQGATNPAADIFITFEHKGGEPINLDGVEMHLSALDQPHSGTVVSRALTPQTGPDMTHSQGTAGQIGVKSTIPGWSQGWSKYIEKFPDKTSTTVKPGERFVLHADYANNAGQVAWHQQAGAYPFFIKQGQVLVYDLMDKNTQKTISSGKVVVPEFSVRTS; from the coding sequence ATGAAACAAATTACATATAAAGATTCAGCTGTCTCTCCGGTTATTGGTATTCTGCTTATGCTGGTAGTGACAATCATTATCGCAGCGGTTGTATCCGGATTTGCCGGAGGGTTATCAGGCGGTCAGGAAAAAGCACCCCAGGCGTCGATCAATCCTACAGATTTCCAGATAAAAGATGTCAGGTATATTGGTTCAAATGTCAATTTTGGACAGGGACTACGGGCTCCGGCACAGGGAGCAACCAATCCTGCAGCGGACATATTTATCACTTTTGAACACAAAGGCGGTGAACCTATCAACCTTGATGGGGTTGAAATGCATTTAAGTGCTTTAGATCAACCCCATTCCGGAACAGTGGTAAGCAGAGCATTAACTCCTCAAACCGGACCTGATATGACTCATTCACAGGGAACTGCCGGACAAATTGGAGTGAAATCTACCATTCCGGGATGGAGTCAGGGTTGGAGTAAATATATCGAAAAATTCCCGGATAAAACCAGTACTACCGTTAAACCCGGGGAGCGTTTTGTCCTTCACGCAGATTATGCAAACAACGCAGGTCAGGTAGCCTGGCATCAGCAGGCCGGAGCATATCCGTTCTTTATAAAGCAGGGGCAGGTACTGGTCTACGACCTGATGGATAAAAACACCCAGAAGACTATCTCCAGCGGCAAAGTCGTCGTGCCGGAATTTTCTGTAAGGACCAGCTGA
- a CDS encoding type IV pilin N-terminal domain-containing protein — MIRKDCAVSPVVGVLLMLVVTIIIAAVVSGFAGGLAGSQEKAPQASFEVKAGSQDGQLEISFEHLGGDPILTKDCELITFLTLPNGTVVKHVQTPSSPLGRGNTNPVAMYSRGPHLTDPQKYAYPCNPIGADVTLGTGWVLSGTDTLGTAENPAWFGKAVWLPGDVARTYHTNMTANILGLVSNPQPGTDAEYSAATAILNDAYTKNSNVEIKLLHKPSEKYILDKKIVLRK, encoded by the coding sequence ATGATAAGGAAAGATTGTGCAGTATCGCCGGTAGTTGGTGTTCTGCTGATGTTGGTGGTGACTATTATCATCGCCGCAGTTGTCAGCGGATTTGCCGGCGGACTAGCCGGATCACAGGAAAAGGCTCCCCAAGCAAGTTTTGAGGTGAAAGCAGGAAGTCAGGATGGACAACTAGAAATATCATTTGAGCATCTGGGGGGAGATCCTATTCTGACCAAGGATTGTGAGTTAATTACCTTTCTTACCCTCCCGAATGGTACGGTGGTAAAACATGTCCAGACTCCTTCCTCACCGCTAGGAAGGGGAAATACAAATCCAGTTGCTATGTATTCCAGAGGACCTCATCTGACAGACCCTCAGAAATACGCTTACCCATGTAATCCAATTGGAGCTGATGTTACTTTAGGAACCGGATGGGTATTGAGTGGAACTGACACATTAGGAACAGCAGAAAACCCTGCATGGTTCGGAAAGGCAGTATGGCTTCCAGGCGATGTGGCCAGAACTTACCATACCAACATGACTGCAAACATCCTTGGTCTGGTAAGTAATCCACAGCCGGGAACTGATGCTGAATATTCCGCCGCAACCGCGATATTAAATGATGCATACACGAAAAATTCGAATGTAGAGATCAAACTGCTCCATAAACCGAGTGAAAAATACATACTGGATAAGAAGATTGTTTTGAGGAAGTGA
- a CDS encoding PD-(D/E)XK nuclease domain-containing protein — translation MKCFLGERSLQHLESILQDLTLRLVSMYDLAKLPEAVFHAFILGLLANLRNIYEIRSNPEAGYGRADILMIPRKSHNYFAYIIEFKTTDTKTDTEKTAQDAIEQIQEKEYISAILNAGIKPDKIIKLAIILQGKKVVVEIEKFDIPCMV, via the coding sequence ATGAAATGTTTTCTGGGTGAAAGATCGCTCCAGCATCTTGAAAGTATTTTACAAGATCTTACGTTACGTCTGGTAAGCATGTATGATCTGGCAAAACTTCCTGAAGCAGTCTTTCATGCATTCATACTCGGACTTTTGGCGAACCTGAGAAATATCTATGAGATCAGATCAAACCCGGAGGCAGGGTATGGCCGGGCAGATATACTCATGATTCCAAGAAAAAGTCATAATTATTTTGCCTATATTATAGAATTTAAAACTACAGATACCAAAACCGATACAGAGAAAACTGCCCAAGATGCAATCGAACAGATCCAAGAGAAGGAGTATATATCTGCTATCCTCAATGCCGGCATAAAGCCGGATAAAATAATAAAACTGGCAATCATCCTTCAGGGGAAGAAAGTTGTTGTAGAGATTGAGAAATTCGATATACCCTGCATGGTTTGA
- a CDS encoding AAA family ATPase — protein MPKFRIGTDDFKKLHDQDGYFVDKTLLIKEIIDGSDVTLIPRPRRFGKTLNMTMLKYFFEKSGENRSYLFEKYAIATHPQYMCHQGQYPVIYLTLKKIKGNTWADAKEQIIQMIGRCCSSADLSVSSLRLEDQEIYTSLVSFRPSDTILSLSLELLTLWLYEYHKKPVIILIDEYDTPMIEAWIRGYYDEMASFMREWLGAGLKQEHGHALFRAVITGILRIAKESIFSELNNLDVASPLMIGPFSDKFGFTEPEMKCILDAFHAQSHAGIIRDWYNGYSYGEQTIYNPWSVISYIQAIPNPPGPKWLNTSSNALVYEELATGGLEIKRDLEILLSGGEIRYPISETITFPDIGKNPMNIWSFLYYSGYLKAENPQPDLRGRITYQLSIPNREISYMYEHFIESLYD, from the coding sequence ATGCCAAAATTTCGTATCGGAACTGATGATTTCAAAAAACTTCACGATCAGGATGGGTACTTTGTCGATAAAACTTTACTCATAAAGGAGATTATCGATGGCAGCGACGTTACTCTGATACCCCGGCCACGGAGGTTTGGTAAGACCCTGAATATGACGATGCTTAAATATTTCTTTGAAAAATCTGGCGAGAACCGGTCATACTTATTTGAAAAGTATGCTATCGCAACCCATCCCCAATATATGTGCCATCAAGGGCAGTACCCGGTCATTTATCTGACATTAAAAAAGATAAAAGGGAATACCTGGGCTGATGCCAAAGAGCAGATCATTCAGATGATTGGCAGATGCTGTTCTTCAGCAGATCTTTCGGTCTCATCTCTGCGTTTGGAGGATCAGGAGATCTACACATCACTGGTATCCTTTCGCCCATCTGACACAATCCTTTCACTCAGCCTTGAATTACTGACGTTATGGCTGTATGAATATCACAAAAAGCCGGTAATAATCCTTATCGATGAATATGATACTCCCATGATAGAAGCGTGGATACGGGGATATTATGATGAAATGGCTTCCTTCATGCGGGAATGGCTAGGTGCAGGATTAAAACAGGAACATGGACATGCACTCTTTCGGGCAGTTATAACAGGAATTCTTCGCATTGCAAAAGAATCGATCTTCTCAGAGCTGAATAACCTGGACGTTGCAAGTCCACTTATGATAGGTCCTTTCTCAGATAAATTCGGTTTTACTGAACCTGAAATGAAATGTATCCTTGATGCCTTTCATGCTCAAAGTCATGCCGGGATCATACGCGACTGGTATAACGGGTATTCATACGGTGAGCAGACAATATACAATCCTTGGTCTGTCATAAGTTACATTCAGGCAATTCCAAATCCTCCCGGACCGAAATGGCTCAATACGTCTTCAAATGCTCTTGTCTACGAGGAACTTGCAACCGGGGGTCTGGAAATTAAACGTGACCTTGAAATTCTTTTATCCGGGGGAGAGATTCGCTATCCGATATCTGAAACCATTACCTTTCCTGATATCGGAAAAAATCCGATGAACATCTGGAGTTTTTTATATTATTCCGGATATCTGAAGGCTGAAAATCCGCAACCTGATCTTCGGGGGAGGATTACCTATCAACTTTCAATCCCAAATCGGGAAATTAGTTACATGTATGAACATTTCATTGAGTCACTTTATGATTAG
- a CDS encoding SWIM zinc finger family protein → MRDPLEDLDLGAPYDDRMKKRIIQKYKGRGRRAISMVSKGVVVRETQDHYIIHDDSFDHRVIEDTCTCQDYMQTGGPCAHMIAVAIVEAMNPNFDSYDTEIEAWNAYYFEMFGRK, encoded by the coding sequence ATGAGGGATCCACTTGAAGATCTTGATCTCGGAGCTCCTTATGATGATCGGATGAAAAAACGGATCATACAAAAGTACAAAGGAAGGGGGAGACGGGCGATATCGATGGTGAGCAAAGGAGTAGTCGTACGGGAAACGCAAGATCATTATATAATTCATGATGATTCATTCGATCATAGAGTCATTGAAGATACCTGCACGTGTCAGGATTATATGCAGACAGGAGGACCGTGTGCACATATGATTGCCGTTGCGATAGTAGAGGCCATGAATCCGAATTTTGATTCATATGATACAGAAATAGAAGCATGGAATGCGTATTATTTTGAGATGTTTGGAAGAAAATGA
- a CDS encoding ATP-binding protein, translating into MRFFNTAGPVQCEKHYCLPPLSRFDLPEILNLINQEKYFVLHAPRQSGKTSCLLALREYLNRDGKFATFYMNVETGQTARSDVGRGMKAIISELAFQTDLTIEDASLRDQINHYIDVYGPDAAFKMVLSDICKKISLPVVVLIDEIDALVGDTLISVLRQLRSGYTERPASFPSSIILCGVRDVRDYRIHSDKDKAIITGGSAFNVKAESLRLGNFTEEETRTLLLEHTKETGQIFEEEALSSVWNLTQGQPWLVNALAYEICFKIEEGKNRSNPVRKSMVMEAKEHLIQRRETHLDQLVDKLQEERVRRVIEPILCGESGPETIPEDDIWYTEDLGIITTKGQLRISNPIYQEIIPRILTYSTQLTITKKPAWYIDSRGRLEMKKLLQEFQQFFREHSESWLERFSYRKAGPQLLLQAFLQRIINGGGQITREYGLGRGRTDLFILWHLPDDTFQRFVIECKIVYGSREATIQKGLDQVTRYADRFGAEEVYLLIYDRKKGKSWEKRIFTDTIEHEGRQVTVFGM; encoded by the coding sequence ATGAGATTTTTCAATACTGCCGGGCCTGTACAGTGTGAGAAACATTACTGTCTTCCTCCTCTTTCCCGGTTTGATCTACCAGAAATACTCAATCTCATCAATCAGGAGAAGTATTTTGTTCTGCATGCACCAAGGCAGAGTGGAAAGACTTCATGTCTACTGGCTTTGCGGGAATATTTGAACCGTGATGGGAAATTTGCTACATTCTATATGAATGTGGAAACCGGACAGACTGCAAGAAGTGATGTTGGGAGAGGAATGAAAGCAATAATCAGCGAACTTGCATTTCAGACTGATTTAACGATAGAGGACGCATCACTAAGGGATCAGATAAATCATTATATTGATGTATATGGTCCTGATGCAGCATTTAAAATGGTTTTATCAGATATATGCAAAAAGATCTCTCTTCCGGTCGTTGTTCTTATTGATGAGATTGATGCCCTGGTTGGTGACACTCTTATTTCAGTTCTTCGGCAACTTCGATCTGGTTACACTGAAAGACCTGCGTCGTTCCCATCATCAATCATCCTCTGTGGTGTTCGTGACGTCCGTGACTACCGGATTCATTCAGATAAAGATAAGGCAATAATCACCGGTGGAAGTGCATTTAATGTCAAAGCCGAATCCTTACGGCTTGGAAATTTTACTGAAGAAGAAACCAGAACTCTGCTTCTTGAACATACCAAAGAGACCGGGCAGATATTTGAAGAAGAAGCCCTATCCTCTGTCTGGAACCTGACACAGGGTCAGCCCTGGCTGGTTAATGCTCTTGCATATGAGATCTGTTTCAAAATAGAAGAGGGGAAGAACCGATCTAATCCGGTACGTAAGTCCATGGTTATGGAGGCAAAAGAACATCTCATCCAGAGGAGGGAGACTCACCTAGACCAACTGGTGGATAAATTACAGGAAGAGCGTGTCCGGAGAGTTATTGAACCTATATTATGTGGTGAATCCGGACCTGAAACGATTCCGGAAGATGACATCTGGTACACAGAGGATCTGGGAATTATTACAACCAAAGGCCAGCTTCGAATCTCAAATCCTATATATCAGGAGATAATACCCAGAATTCTCACATACTCAACCCAGCTTACTATTACAAAAAAACCTGCATGGTATATTGATTCCAGGGGCAGACTGGAGATGAAAAAACTTCTTCAGGAGTTTCAGCAGTTTTTCCGGGAGCACAGTGAATCCTGGCTCGAAAGGTTCTCCTATCGAAAAGCCGGCCCTCAGTTACTCCTTCAGGCATTTTTACAGCGGATAATAAACGGAGGCGGACAGATTACGCGGGAATATGGACTTGGCAGAGGTAGGACCGATCTTTTTATCCTTTGGCATCTGCCTGACGATACATTTCAGCGGTTTGTCATCGAATGCAAGATTGTGTATGGTTCACGGGAAGCAACGATTCAGAAAGGCCTTGACCAGGTGACCAGGTATGCTGACCGATTTGGAGCAGAAGAGGTATACCTGCTCATATATGACCGGAAGAAAGGAAAGAGCTGGGAGAAGAGGATCTTTACTGATACGATTGAACATGAAGGCAGACAGGTAACGGTATTTGGGATGTGA
- a CDS encoding alpha/beta fold hydrolase, translating into MRKGRNKLVLREGPESLDIHIHPDLHEESYSLLSQLNSPTFILHGSGDLDIPVSNAFYLEQKLRQNIEHVTRSVLLDCDHWFRSMPYDTMNRLTERLDGSCIHNSIDNRLYQCLSRFIWGHLQSEKERLLLTEGSDDKFIRAPSFSFSL; encoded by the coding sequence ATGCGGAAGGGAAGAAATAAACTTGTGCTTCGGGAAGGGCCTGAATCTTTAGATATCCATATTCATCCGGATTTGCATGAAGAGAGTTACTCATTACTTTCACAACTCAATTCCCCGACATTCATTCTTCATGGATCAGGTGATCTGGATATACCGGTCAGTAATGCATTTTACCTGGAACAAAAATTGAGACAAAATATTGAGCATGTTACCAGATCAGTCCTGCTTGATTGTGATCACTGGTTTCGGAGTATGCCTTATGATACGATGAACCGGCTTACTGAACGCCTGGATGGTTCCTGTATTCACAATAGCATAGACAACCGGTTGTATCAATGTCTGTCAAGGTTTATCTGGGGACATTTGCAATCAGAAAAGGAGAGGTTATTATTGACTGAGGGTTCCGATGATAAATTTATAAGGGCACCTTCTTTTTCTTTTTCTCTATGA
- a CDS encoding tetratricopeptide repeat protein: MAYNMRILMNPKNLSAGIEKGKVLYRLGRYDEAIQAFDAVIRIDWKNADAWYEKALVYSYMGCDEEVIQACDRSLQVNPEKPEAWFLRGLYLSVLDRCDEAILAYDKVLQIKPNST, from the coding sequence ATGGCATATAACATGAGAATACTGATGAATCCAAAGAATCTTTCTGCTGGAATTGAAAAAGGGAAAGTCCTTTATCGGCTGGGTCGATATGATGAAGCAATACAGGCATTTGATGCAGTAATTCGTATAGATTGGAAAAATGCTGATGCATGGTATGAAAAAGCACTTGTTTATTCGTATATGGGTTGCGATGAAGAAGTAATCCAAGCCTGTGATAGATCTCTTCAGGTTAATCCGGAAAAGCCTGAAGCATGGTTTTTGAGAGGGCTTTACCTTTCAGTCCTTGATAGATGTGATGAGGCGATACTGGCGTATGATAAAGTTCTTCAGATTAAACCGAATTCTACTTAG
- a CDS encoding type IV pilin: protein MSVFTTEKDQKNLVIEKLAEFFSSVGVKKESAVSPVVGIMLMITITLILAAIISGMTGGIAQKQEKPPQLLFEASVFINSTGKDSFLDIRVVSVSQGIPTRDLKLVTEWRGDGEPNRTVITPLSKNVDNEFTYPVGYEPGGLNPKDFGNFTLLGGTRMSANSTDIKYMDATLKNWKNIRDGTTVRIQFIHVPSGAIIADKEVTAEVINHE from the coding sequence ATGTCTGTATTTACAACTGAAAAGGATCAGAAAAATCTGGTAATAGAGAAACTGGCAGAATTTTTTTCAAGTGTAGGTGTGAAAAAGGAATCGGCCGTATCTCCGGTTGTCGGGATCATGCTTATGATTACAATTACCCTGATACTTGCTGCGATAATTAGTGGTATGACCGGGGGAATTGCACAGAAACAGGAGAAACCGCCTCAGTTGTTATTTGAAGCGTCAGTATTCATTAATTCAACGGGAAAAGATAGTTTTTTGGATATAAGAGTAGTTTCTGTGAGTCAGGGTATCCCTACGCGGGATTTGAAATTAGTTACTGAGTGGAGAGGTGATGGTGAACCAAATAGGACTGTGATTACCCCATTATCAAAAAATGTTGATAATGAATTTACCTATCCAGTAGGATATGAGCCGGGTGGTTTAAATCCTAAGGATTTCGGCAACTTTACTTTACTGGGGGGAACCCGTATGAGTGCAAATAGTACCGATATTAAATATATGGATGCAACTCTGAAAAATTGGAAAAATATTCGGGATGGAACGACAGTAAGAATACAGTTCATACATGTTCCCAGTGGGGCAATAATTGCAGATAAAGAGGTAACAGCGGAGGTCATAAATCATGAATAA
- a CDS encoding type IV pilin N-terminal domain-containing protein — MNNEAVSPVIGVLLMLTLTLIIAAIVNSYAGGLVDTEPKAPSATLQVKYSQSGGMEIRHVSGDPIPTSSVKVIVRPSETMGRNAIQNASEVQKEYITDLDGLNSWASGITSFKVGDVSYISPTDLDTIQAKIAEKDRLSNPDNPGNTSYLEFYYKNSMISRNEVLIEE, encoded by the coding sequence ATGAATAATGAAGCGGTTTCTCCGGTTATCGGCGTCCTCCTCATGCTGACTCTTACTTTGATTATTGCTGCGATAGTTAACAGTTATGCAGGCGGTCTCGTGGATACCGAACCGAAAGCTCCTTCAGCTACCTTACAGGTAAAATATAGTCAGAGTGGTGGGATGGAGATCCGGCATGTGAGTGGTGATCCAATTCCAACATCATCAGTTAAAGTAATTGTTCGTCCATCTGAAACAATGGGTAGAAATGCAATTCAGAATGCTTCTGAAGTACAAAAAGAATACATTACCGATTTAGATGGATTGAATTCATGGGCTTCAGGGATTACTTCGTTTAAAGTTGGTGATGTTTCATATATTAGTCCAACCGATCTTGATACAATACAGGCTAAAATCGCAGAAAAAGATAGGCTAAGTAATCCCGACAATCCTGGAAATACCTCTTATTTAGAATTCTACTATAAAAATTCAATGATATCCAGAAATGAAGTATTAATTGAGGAATGA
- a CDS encoding type IV pilin N-terminal domain-containing protein, which yields MREEPAVSAVLSEVLMISLVLILVPIVTISLMNQLPEDRVPTVNIKMSPITNNNVTFYHKGGDWIKFTDIRILQNGRQISFMYDKPVFDLGDHITVSGVIQNARIDFVAKNSIIFSGVPQP from the coding sequence ATGAGAGAAGAACCTGCTGTTTCGGCAGTCCTGAGTGAAGTTTTAATGATATCACTCGTGTTAATCCTCGTGCCGATTGTGACGATAAGTCTGATGAACCAGTTACCTGAGGATCGGGTTCCGACAGTTAATATAAAGATGAGTCCGATTACGAATAATAATGTGACTTTTTATCATAAGGGAGGTGACTGGATAAAATTTACTGATATTAGAATTCTCCAAAATGGAAGGCAAATAAGTTTTATGTATGATAAACCTGTTTTCGATTTGGGAGACCATATTACTGTTAGTGGTGTTATTCAAAATGCTAGAATTGATTTTGTTGCGAAAAATTCAATAATATTTTCAGGTGTACCCCAGCCATGA